The following are encoded in a window of Mustela nigripes isolate SB6536 chromosome 1, MUSNIG.SB6536, whole genome shotgun sequence genomic DNA:
- the LOC132011808 gene encoding olfactory receptor 51D1, translating to MQKPQCLVPVIATPNGTLVHPAYFLLVGIPGLGPNIHFWLAFPLCFMYALATLGNLAIVLIIRVERRLHEPMYLFLAMLSTIDLVLSSVTMPKMASLFLTGIQEIGFNICLAQMFLIHALSAMESAVLLAMAFDRFVAICHPLRHASVLTGPTVAKIGLAALTRGFVFFLPLPFLLKRLSYCQTRTVTHSFCLHQDIMKLSCTDTIVNVVYGLFIILSVMGVDSLFIGLSYILILKTVLELSSRGAALKAFNTCVSHLCAVLVFYMPLIGLSVVHRLGGPTSLLHVIMANIYLLLPPVVNPVVYGAKTKEIRSRILHMFSQGGR from the coding sequence ATGCAGAAGCCTCAGTGCTTGGTTCCTGTCATAGCCACTCCAAATGGAACTCTGGTACACCCAGCATATTTCCTACTGGTGGGCATCCCTGGCTTGGGGCCTAACATACACTTTTGGCTGGCTTTTCCACTGTGTTTTATGTATGCTTTGGCCACCCTGGGCAACCTGGCCATTGTCCTCATCATCCGTGTGGAAAGGCGCCTGCATGAGCCCATGTACCTTTTCCTGGCTATGCTTTCCACCATTGACCTAGTCCTGTCTTCTGTCACCATGCCTAAGATGGCCAGCCTCTTCTTAACAGGCATCCAGGAAATAGGATTCAATATTTGTCTGGCCCAGATGTTCCTCATCCATGCTCTGTCAGCCATGGAGTCAGCTGTCCTGCTGGCCATGGCTTTTGATCGTTTTGTGGCCATCTGCCATCCACTGCGGCATGCTTCTGTGCTTACGGGGCCTACTGTGGCTAAGATTGGACTAGCTGCTCTGACCAGaggatttgttttcttcttaccaCTTCCCTTCCTCCTAAAGCGGTTGTCATACTGCCAAACACGTACCGTCACACACTCCTTCTGTTTGCACCAAGATATCATGAAATTGTCCTGTACTGACACCATAGTCAATGTAGTGTATGGACTCTTCATTATTCTCTCAGTGATGGGTGTGGACTCCCTCTTCATTGGTCTCTCCTACATTCTCATCCTGAAGACTGTGTTGGAGCTGTCTTCTCGGGGGGCAGCACTCAAGGCTTTCAACACCTGTGTCTCCCATCTCTGTGCTGTACTGGTCTTCTACATGCCCCTCATTGGGCTATCAGTGGTACACAGGTTGGGGGGCCCTACTTCCCTGCTCCACGTGATTATGGCTAATATCTATCTACTACTACCACCTGTGGTCAACCCTGTTGTTTATGGAGCCAAGACCAAGGAGATCCGTTCACGGATTCTCCATATGTTCTCACAGGGTGGTAGGTGA